One part of the Peromyscus eremicus chromosome 18, PerEre_H2_v1, whole genome shotgun sequence genome encodes these proteins:
- the Rap1b gene encoding ras-related protein Rap-1b yields MVDNGHEGGKSGMWKDGRMDEEGAEEVLQVEVDAQQCMLEILDTAGTEQFTAMRDLYMKNGQGFALVYSITAQSTFNDLQDLREQILRVKDTDDVPMILVGNKCDLEDERVVGKEQGQNLARQWNNCAFLESSAKSKINVNEIFYDLVRQINRKTPVPGKARKKSSCQLL; encoded by the exons ATGGTTGATAATGGCCATGAAGGGGGGAAGAGCGGGATGTGGAAAGACGGGAGGATGGATGAAGAGGGTGCTGAGGAGGTTCTG CAAGTTGAAGTAGATGCACAGCAGTGTATGCTTGAGATCTTGGATACTGCAGGAACG GAACAGTTCACAGCAATGAGAGATTTGTACATGAAGAACGGCCAGGGCTTTGCGCTGGTTTACTCCATCACAGCACAGTCAACGTTCAACGACTTACAAGATCTGAGAGAGCAGATCCTCCGGGTTAAAGACACCGATGAC GTTCCAATGATTCTGGTCGGGAATAAATGTGACTTGGAAGATGAAAGAGTTGTAGGGAAGGAGCAAGGCCAGAACCTAGCAAGACAGTGGAACAACTGTGCATTTTTAGAATCCTCTGCAAAGTCAAAAATAAACGTTAATGAG ATCTTTTATGACCTAGTGCGGCAAATTAACAGGAAAACTCCAGTGCCTGGGAAGGCCCGCAAAAAGTCATCGTGTCAGCTGCTTTAA